One part of the Microlunatus elymi genome encodes these proteins:
- a CDS encoding alpha/beta fold hydrolase: MEGAVMGYVKVGTENSTHISIYYEDHGSGQPVVLIHGYPLSGQSWERQERVLLAAGYRVIRYDRRGFGNSSQPTTGYDYDTFAADLNTLIETLDLTDLVLGGFSMGTGEVTRYLSRYGSGRVDRAFMFGVIPPFLLKTTDNPDGVDQKVFDDIKEMVLADRYTWFENFFNDFYNVDKLAPDRISERAWQASFNVAASASPHASYACVDSWLTDFRADLPRIDVPVLIMHGTEDRILPFEATAQRLPGLITDLTVIPVEGGPHNIGWTHPDEVNTALLQFLSS; encoded by the coding sequence GTGGAAGGGGCCGTCATGGGCTACGTCAAGGTCGGTACCGAGAACAGCACCCACATCAGCATCTACTACGAAGATCACGGCAGCGGCCAACCGGTCGTGCTGATTCACGGCTACCCATTGAGCGGGCAGTCCTGGGAACGGCAGGAACGCGTCCTGCTGGCGGCCGGCTACCGGGTCATCCGCTATGACCGGCGCGGGTTCGGCAACTCCAGCCAACCCACGACAGGCTACGACTACGACACCTTCGCCGCCGACCTGAACACCCTGATCGAGACGCTCGACCTGACCGATCTGGTACTCGGCGGCTTCTCGATGGGCACCGGAGAGGTCACCCGCTATCTGAGCCGGTACGGTTCGGGCCGGGTGGACCGGGCGTTTATGTTCGGCGTCATCCCACCATTCCTGCTGAAAACGACCGACAATCCCGACGGTGTCGACCAGAAGGTGTTCGACGACATCAAAGAGATGGTGCTGGCCGACCGCTACACCTGGTTCGAGAACTTCTTCAACGACTTCTACAACGTCGACAAGCTTGCACCGGACCGGATCAGCGAGCGCGCCTGGCAGGCCTCCTTCAACGTCGCGGCATCCGCCTCTCCGCATGCGTCGTACGCCTGCGTTGACAGCTGGCTGACCGACTTCCGCGCCGACCTGCCACGGATCGACGTGCCGGTTCTCATCATGCACGGCACCGAGGATCGCATTCTGCCGTTCGAAGCCACCGCGCAACGACTGCCCGGCCTGATCACGGACCTCACCGTCATCCCTGTCGAAGGGGGTCCGCACAATATCGGCTGGACCCATCCCGACGAAGTCAACACCGCGCTGCTGCAATTCCTGAGCAGCTGA
- a CDS encoding alpha/beta hydrolase, protein MSGPVPVMFVHGLWIHATAWAPWQALFEERGYTTTAPGWPGDGATVQETRDHHEELNGIGIEAICHHYADLIDAMATRPIVVGHSFGGLIAQELLANGYAAAAVGIDPAPIKGVKALPFSQLKSSWPVLSNPANKKKTVALTREQFRYSFGNTLTEEESESLYSRWTIPGPGRPLFEDATANFVRNSPAAIDMHQAARGPLLLISGTEDHVVPQKVTEAVVKLYADNPSQTDYRTIDGRGHSLTIDAGWADVAQIALDWITANQAKINPAEAATS, encoded by the coding sequence TTGTCCGGCCCGGTGCCGGTGATGTTTGTCCACGGTCTGTGGATCCATGCGACTGCCTGGGCACCGTGGCAGGCGCTCTTCGAGGAGCGCGGCTACACCACGACAGCACCCGGATGGCCCGGAGACGGCGCAACCGTGCAGGAAACCCGCGACCACCACGAGGAACTCAACGGCATCGGTATCGAGGCGATCTGTCACCACTACGCCGACCTGATCGATGCCATGGCGACCCGACCGATCGTGGTCGGGCATTCCTTCGGCGGCCTGATCGCTCAAGAACTCTTGGCCAACGGCTACGCAGCGGCCGCTGTGGGAATCGACCCGGCGCCGATCAAGGGAGTCAAGGCGCTCCCGTTCTCGCAACTGAAGTCGAGCTGGCCGGTCCTGAGCAACCCGGCCAACAAGAAGAAGACCGTCGCGTTGACCCGCGAGCAGTTCCGCTACAGCTTCGGCAACACTCTGACCGAGGAGGAATCAGAAAGCCTCTACTCGCGGTGGACGATTCCAGGTCCGGGCCGGCCCTTGTTCGAAGACGCAACAGCGAACTTCGTCCGGAACTCACCAGCCGCCATCGACATGCACCAAGCTGCGCGCGGACCCCTCCTCCTGATCTCGGGCACTGAGGACCACGTCGTGCCGCAAAAAGTGACCGAAGCCGTCGTCAAGCTGTATGCCGACAATCCGTCCCAAACCGACTACCGCACGATCGACGGCAGAGGCCACTCCCTCACCATCGATGCGGGCTGGGCCGACGTCGCACAGATCGCCCTCGACTGGATCACCGCCAACCAGGCAAAGATCAACCCAGCCGAAGCGGCAACCTCATAA